In the genome of Hymenobacter cellulosivorans, one region contains:
- a CDS encoding UDP-2,3-diacylglucosamine diphosphatase produces MTRPKQLPDLVLPPGRKVYFASDFHLGAPDAARSAERERKIVRWLDQISADAAAIYLVGDIFDFWFEYRHAIPRGFIRLQGKLAELTDAGIPVTFFTGNHDMWMFDYFTKELNIPILRNPVSQRIGNQEFHIGHGDGLGPKDHTYKVLKRIFASPVAQWLFARLHPNFGIGLANKWSQHSRIQNGAADEKYFGDDEWLLVYCRELEQQQHHDYYVFGHRHLPLDVPVTTQSRYVNLGEWVNYCSYAVYDGHELALRHFEQNGELRIQR; encoded by the coding sequence ATGACGCGCCCGAAGCAACTGCCTGATCTTGTTCTGCCTCCCGGCCGCAAAGTATATTTTGCCTCCGATTTTCACCTTGGCGCCCCCGATGCGGCCCGCTCGGCCGAGCGGGAGCGAAAAATTGTGCGCTGGCTCGACCAGATTTCGGCTGACGCCGCGGCCATTTACCTCGTCGGCGACATTTTCGACTTCTGGTTTGAGTATCGCCACGCCATTCCCCGCGGCTTTATCCGCCTGCAGGGCAAGCTGGCCGAGCTAACCGACGCGGGGATTCCGGTGACGTTCTTTACCGGCAACCACGACATGTGGATGTTTGACTACTTCACCAAGGAGCTCAACATCCCGATTCTACGCAATCCGGTGAGTCAGCGCATTGGCAACCAAGAGTTCCACATCGGGCACGGCGATGGCCTCGGGCCCAAGGACCATACGTACAAGGTGCTGAAGAGAATTTTTGCCTCGCCAGTGGCCCAGTGGCTGTTTGCGCGCTTGCACCCCAACTTCGGAATTGGCCTGGCCAACAAATGGAGTCAGCACAGCCGCATCCAAAACGGCGCGGCCGACGAGAAATACTTCGGCGACGACGAGTGGCTATTGGTATACTGCCGGGAGTTGGAGCAGCAGCAGCACCATGACTACTACGTCTTTGGTCACCGCCACCTGCCCCTGGATGTGCCTGTGACGACCCAGAGCCGGTACGTGAATCTGGGCGAGTGGGTCAATTATTGCTCCTACGCCGTATATGATGGGCATGAACTGGCCTTGCGGCACTTCGAGCAGAATGGCGAACTTAGAATTCAGCGGTAA
- a CDS encoding LutC/YkgG family protein: MSETSRDIILRRIRESLQQPAPQPAAPDFSRPLHPAPSDDLAVTFAESFVRAGGVFYYCVSEEHFYDQLFTYKKDKSLDNLYVWEPELKKMLHTGGIGFIGDEADWLQKADAGLTTCEALVARTGSVLVSGATASGRRLSIYPDQHLVLARASQISPNIGDALKRVQEGHEKLPSMISLTTGPSRTADIEKTLVLGAHGPRSIVLFLLDDAPEATA, translated from the coding sequence ATGTCCGAAACCTCCCGCGACATCATCCTGCGCCGTATCCGCGAATCGTTGCAGCAGCCGGCTCCCCAGCCCGCCGCGCCCGACTTTAGCCGGCCCTTGCACCCCGCGCCGTCCGACGATTTGGCCGTCACGTTTGCCGAAAGCTTCGTGCGCGCTGGGGGCGTGTTTTACTACTGCGTGTCGGAGGAGCATTTCTACGACCAGCTTTTTACCTACAAAAAAGACAAGTCGCTCGACAACCTCTACGTGTGGGAGCCGGAACTGAAAAAGATGCTGCACACGGGCGGAATCGGTTTTATCGGGGATGAGGCTGACTGGCTGCAGAAAGCTGATGCCGGCCTGACAACCTGCGAGGCCTTGGTGGCCCGGACCGGCAGCGTGCTGGTGAGCGGCGCTACCGCCAGCGGCCGGCGCCTGAGTATCTACCCCGACCAACACCTGGTGCTGGCTCGCGCCTCTCAGATTTCGCCCAACATCGGCGACGCGCTTAAGCGGGTGCAGGAAGGCCATGAAAAGTTGCCCTCCATGATTTCGCTCACGACGGGCCCCAGTCGCACGGCTGATATTGAAAAAACGTTGGTGCTCGGTGCGCATGGCCCGCGCAGCATCGTGTTGTTTTTACTGGATGACGCGCCCGAAGCAACTGCCTGA
- the ftsH gene encoding ATP-dependent zinc metalloprotease FtsH, which translates to MPDTTPKKKKPMLPSPAPRPSMQMWVLAGLVVFIFGMLFFTRSSSTLEIKQQRFKQMLLAGDVKDVTLVNDRAVEVTLKPEAANNAKYTQELRQRGPLSDNGPQYSFRVIDGKSFKEDLDKMQATLPENQQVDLNIETKTGYGEYVTSWGMILLLLVGFWFLMRRMSGAGGPGGQIFNIGKSRAALFEGGDKVKVTFKDVAGLEEAKEEVEEIVEFLKNPSKFTVLGGKIPKGALLVGPPGTGKTLMAKAVAGEADVPFFSLSGSDFVEMFVGVGAARVRDLFKQAKAKAPCIIFIDEIDAIGRSRSRGNVPGGNDERENTLNSLLVEMDGFGTDSGVIILAATNRPDTLDSALLRPGRFDRQISIDKPDINGRTQIFDVHLKPLTLGPDVDARKLAAQTPGFAGAEIANVCNEAALIAARRDKKMVTMQDFTDAVDRVIGGLEKKNKIISPNEKRIVAYHEAGHAIAGWFLEHADPLVKVSIVPRGVAALGYAQYLPREQFLYNTEQLTDEMCMALGGRAAEELVFGKISTGALSDLERITKMAYSIVTMYGMNAKLGNISYYDSKGQNEYGFSKPYSEATSQLIDEEVRTIIDNAYTRTKELLTERRHELEVIAKELLEKEVLLQEDLERLVGKRPYDNQTSYQAHMAGTDRSETLSERKQEHPIPLSNDLPENDLPGIDTRPREAGNDIPSGSTVSLDV; encoded by the coding sequence GGCGACGTGAAAGACGTCACGCTGGTTAATGACCGGGCGGTGGAAGTGACCCTAAAGCCCGAAGCCGCCAATAATGCCAAATACACCCAGGAACTGCGGCAACGGGGCCCCTTGTCGGACAATGGCCCGCAGTACAGCTTCCGCGTCATCGACGGCAAGAGCTTCAAAGAAGACCTAGACAAGATGCAGGCTACGCTGCCGGAAAACCAGCAGGTCGACCTGAATATTGAAACCAAAACCGGCTATGGCGAATACGTCACCAGTTGGGGGATGATTCTGCTGTTGCTGGTAGGCTTCTGGTTTCTGATGCGCCGCATGAGCGGGGCCGGTGGACCCGGCGGCCAGATTTTCAACATTGGCAAAAGCCGCGCGGCCCTCTTTGAAGGTGGCGACAAGGTGAAGGTAACGTTCAAGGACGTAGCCGGCCTGGAAGAAGCCAAAGAGGAAGTGGAAGAAATCGTGGAGTTTCTGAAGAACCCCTCGAAGTTCACGGTTCTGGGCGGTAAGATTCCCAAAGGTGCTCTGCTGGTAGGACCTCCTGGTACGGGTAAGACGTTGATGGCTAAAGCTGTAGCTGGCGAAGCCGACGTGCCGTTCTTCTCCCTCTCGGGCTCCGACTTCGTGGAAATGTTTGTGGGTGTGGGTGCGGCCCGGGTACGGGACTTGTTTAAACAAGCTAAAGCCAAGGCGCCCTGCATCATCTTTATCGACGAAATTGACGCCATTGGCCGGAGCCGCAGCCGTGGCAACGTGCCCGGTGGTAACGATGAGCGCGAAAATACGCTCAACTCTTTGCTGGTAGAAATGGACGGTTTCGGTACCGACTCCGGGGTTATCATCCTGGCCGCTACCAACCGCCCCGACACGTTGGACTCGGCTTTGCTACGCCCCGGCCGCTTCGACCGGCAGATTAGCATCGACAAGCCGGACATTAACGGCCGCACCCAGATTTTCGACGTGCACCTGAAGCCACTGACCCTGGGCCCCGACGTGGATGCCCGTAAGCTGGCTGCTCAGACGCCCGGTTTCGCTGGTGCCGAAATTGCCAACGTCTGCAACGAAGCCGCCCTGATTGCCGCCCGCCGCGACAAAAAGATGGTGACGATGCAGGACTTCACCGACGCTGTTGACCGCGTTATTGGGGGCTTGGAGAAAAAGAATAAAATCATTTCGCCCAACGAAAAGCGGATTGTGGCCTACCACGAGGCGGGTCACGCCATTGCCGGCTGGTTCCTAGAACACGCCGACCCGTTGGTGAAAGTAAGCATCGTGCCCCGTGGAGTGGCAGCCTTGGGTTACGCCCAGTATCTGCCCCGGGAGCAGTTCCTTTACAACACCGAGCAGCTGACCGACGAGATGTGCATGGCCCTGGGTGGTCGTGCTGCCGAAGAGCTGGTGTTCGGTAAAATTTCGACTGGCGCTTTGTCGGACTTGGAGCGGATTACGAAGATGGCCTACAGCATCGTGACCATGTATGGGATGAACGCCAAGCTGGGCAACATCTCGTACTACGACTCGAAAGGTCAGAATGAGTACGGTTTCTCAAAGCCCTATTCGGAGGCCACTTCCCAGCTGATTGACGAGGAAGTACGCACTATCATCGACAATGCCTACACGCGCACCAAGGAGCTCCTCACCGAGCGCCGCCACGAGCTGGAGGTAATTGCCAAGGAGCTGCTGGAAAAAGAGGTGTTGCTGCAGGAAGATCTGGAACGCTTGGTGGGCAAGCGCCCTTACGACAACCAGACCTCTTACCAAGCCCACATGGCCGGCACCGACCGAAGTGAGACGCTGAGTGAGCGGAAGCAGGAGCACCCGATTCCGCTGAGCAACGACTTGCCCGAAAACGATCTGCCAGGCATTGATACCCGGCCGCGTGAAGCCGGCAACGACATTCCTTCGGGCAGCACAGTTTCGCTGGACGTTTAA